One genomic segment of Deltaproteobacteria bacterium includes these proteins:
- a CDS encoding peroxiredoxin gives MTSKKPSGKKELKIGDTAPDFTLVSQSGEKVNLKDLIGKKNIVLYFYPRDYTTGCTSEACAFRDSYEAFKQEGAEVIGISSDTKESHTSFASHYKLPFTLLSDNEGKVRKLYGVPKTLGLLPGRVTYIIDQKGIIRHIFSSQFMPKKHIDDALRILRDIGEEGLKKAV, from the coding sequence ATGACTTCAAAAAAACCGAGTGGAAAGAAGGAACTAAAAATAGGCGATACTGCCCCCGATTTCACCCTTGTGTCACAGTCAGGCGAAAAGGTTAACCTTAAAGATCTCATCGGAAAAAAGAACATTGTGCTGTACTTCTACCCCAGGGATTATACAACAGGGTGTACTTCCGAGGCATGTGCTTTCAGAGACAGCTACGAGGCTTTCAAGCAGGAAGGTGCAGAGGTGATCGGTATCAGTTCAGACACAAAAGAATCACATACAAGCTTCGCATCCCATTACAAACTGCCATTTACTCTGTTGAGCGACAATGAAGGCAAAGTAAGAAAGCTTTATGGTGTGCCAAAGACCCTTGGTTTGTTACCCGGCAGAGTAACTTACATAATAGACCAGAAAGGGATCATCAGACACATATTTTCATCCCAGTTCATGCCTAAGAAGCACATTGATGATGCACTGAGAATACTTAGGGATATTGGAGAAGAAGGACTAAAGAA
- a CDS encoding AAA family ATPase, with translation MTIYKKPIELNEQFQKALDIMENTSKHAFITGRAGTGKSTLLDYFRNNTKKNIVVLAPTGVAALNVKGQTIHSFFRFKPGVTLQSVKKIKKAHNNIYRELDAIVIDEVSMVRADLMDCIAQFLMFNGNKHNQPFGGVQMILIGDLYQLPPVVKEGEKEVFKHQYDSPFFFEARAMKEIDMEFIELEKVYRQRDESFINLLNTIRNNSITEEGLKILNRRYKPDFDPSMKDFFIWLTSTNEAANKINLDHLTLLKNEPVTYLGELTGDFKDETLPTQMELRLKAGAQVMLLNNEPSGMWVNGSIGKITDITVDPENIDVITVELSTGDIVDVVPHKWELFNYQYDMDKKQIESEVVGSFTQYPLRLAWAVTIHKSQGKTFERVVIDIGRGTFSTGQIYVALSRCTSLDGIVLKKPVEKKHIFIDWRVVKFVTDFQYRLSDNLCSMDDKIALIKNAIKDGKKLKIVYLKNNDIKSIRVITPHFVGEMAYLDKKYVGIEAFCHERNETRTFRIDRILEISDVN, from the coding sequence ATGACAATATATAAAAAGCCCATTGAGCTAAATGAACAGTTTCAAAAAGCTTTAGATATAATGGAAAATACCTCGAAGCACGCCTTTATAACAGGCAGGGCAGGTACGGGCAAATCAACACTTCTCGATTATTTTCGTAACAATACAAAGAAAAACATTGTAGTACTTGCTCCTACAGGCGTGGCTGCACTGAATGTAAAAGGACAGACGATACACTCATTTTTTAGGTTCAAACCCGGGGTTACTCTTCAATCCGTAAAGAAAATTAAAAAAGCACATAATAATATTTACAGGGAATTGGATGCAATTGTCATTGATGAGGTTTCAATGGTACGCGCCGATCTTATGGATTGCATAGCTCAGTTTCTTATGTTCAACGGTAACAAGCATAACCAGCCGTTTGGCGGCGTTCAGATGATATTGATCGGTGATTTATACCAGCTTCCGCCTGTTGTAAAAGAGGGGGAGAAAGAGGTTTTTAAACATCAGTACGACAGCCCCTTCTTCTTCGAGGCACGGGCAATGAAAGAGATTGATATGGAGTTTATAGAGCTTGAAAAGGTTTACCGCCAGAGGGACGAGTCTTTCATCAACCTGCTTAATACTATTCGTAATAACTCAATAACGGAGGAAGGATTAAAAATATTAAACCGCAGATATAAACCCGATTTCGATCCCAGCATGAAGGATTTTTTCATCTGGCTTACATCAACAAATGAAGCAGCCAATAAGATCAATCTTGATCATCTTACGCTGCTCAAAAATGAGCCCGTAACCTACCTGGGAGAATTAACAGGGGACTTTAAAGATGAAACCCTTCCAACTCAGATGGAACTCCGGTTAAAGGCAGGAGCTCAGGTAATGCTCCTCAACAACGAGCCATCCGGCATGTGGGTAAACGGCAGCATTGGTAAGATAACTGATATAACCGTGGATCCTGAAAACATCGATGTTATAACTGTAGAGCTTTCAACAGGGGACATTGTCGATGTTGTTCCTCACAAGTGGGAGCTTTTTAATTATCAGTACGATATGGATAAGAAACAGATCGAATCCGAAGTTGTCGGATCTTTTACACAGTACCCTCTCAGGCTCGCATGGGCAGTTACTATTCATAAGAGTCAGGGCAAGACATTTGAAAGGGTTGTCATAGATATTGGAAGGGGAACTTTTAGCACAGGCCAGATATATGTTGCACTTAGCAGGTGTACCAGCCTTGATGGAATAGTTTTAAAAAAACCTGTAGAAAAGAAGCACATCTTTATAGACTGGAGGGTGGTAAAGTTTGTAACGGATTTTCAGTATAGGCTGTCCGATAACCTCTGCTCCATGGATGATAAGATAGCTCTAATAAAAAATGCCATTAAAGATGGTAAAAAACTTAAGATTGTTTACCTCAAAAATAACGATATTAAATCCATAAGAGTTATTACGCCGCATTTTGTAGGAGAGATGGCATATCTCGATAAGAAGTATGTGGGCATCGAGGCGTTTTGCCACGAGCGTAACGAAACAAGAACGTTTCGTATTGACAGGATACTTGAAATCTCCGATGTGAATTGA